The following are encoded in a window of Platichthys flesus chromosome 19, fPlaFle2.1, whole genome shotgun sequence genomic DNA:
- the dmgdh gene encoding dimethylglycine dehydrogenase, mitochondrial codes for MSRILNLLRVQLRRDVSACRGTARVPLRAISCTTRKHAESDESLVLGKRWKDTADTVIIGGGCVGVSLAYHLAKGGVKDVVLLEKSELTAGSTWHAAGLTTYYHPGINLKNVHSDSIKLYETLEAETGQAVGFHQPGSVRIASTAARVDEMRYQMTRTHWHVTEQYFIGPEKVHELFPLLNIDKVLAGLWTPGDGHIDPYSLTMALAAGARMYGAQIYNPAPVTALTPTADGKWDVQTPHGTIRANRIVNASGFWAREVGQLIGFDHPTIPVHHQYIVTATVPEVKALKKELAVIRDLEGSYYLRQERDGLLFGPYEKMEKMVLQDSWVRDGVPPGFGKELFESDLDRIMEHVEMAMEMVPVLKKADIINVVSGPITYTPDLLPMVGPHQGVPNYWTAIGFGYGVIHAGGIGKFLSDWIRNGEPPYDLIECDPNRYGKWADVPFMCAKARESYGFNNVVGYPKEERFAGRPTSRKSGVYDLLKDSGSMGFHAGWEQPHWFYQPGDDTGYKPSFRRTNWFGPVGRECKLVMEKVGVIDLTPFAKFIVKGKDSHKLLDRLFANNMPKVGHTNVSHMLTATGRVFAEVTITQLAPGEFLLLTGSGSELHDLRWIEAEATEGGFNVDISNVTEDIGVLGIAGPNSRKVLQKLTDEDMSDAGFKFLQCKLIKLAGIPLRAIRISYTGELGWELYIDQKSMAAVYQAMMEAGKDEGIDNFGTYAMSSLRLEKGFRGWGAEMNCDTNPLEAGLDYFIKLNKPADFIGKAALQEIKAKGLKRKLSYITLDTDNIDPEGNETVWYNGKVVGNTTSGAYSYSIQQSLAFAYLPPDLCSVGQKVEVELLGKKYPAMVIQEPLVLTEPTRTRLQKKAKGKA; via the exons ATGTCTCGAATATTAAACCTGCTGAGGGTTCAGCTGCGGAGAGATGTATCCGCGTGTCGTGGGACGGCTCGGGTTCCTTTGAGGGCCATCAGCTGCACGACAAGAAAACACGCTGAAAG tgATGAGTCCCTGGTGTTGGGGAAGCGGTGGAAGGACACAGCGGACACCGTCATCATCGGCGGTGGATGTGTCGGGGTCAGCTTGGCTTATCACCTGGCCAAAGGTGGCGTGAAGGACGTGGTGCTGCTGGAGAAGTCTGAGCTGACGGCCGGATCCACCTGGCACGCT GCTGGTTTGACAACATATTACCACCCTGGCATCAACCTCAAGAACGTCCACTCTGACAGCATCAAATTATACGAGACCCTGGAGGCTGAAACTGGACAG GCGGTGGGCTTTCACCAGCCCGGCAGTGTCCGTATCGCTTCGACAGCAGCCCGGGTGGACGAGATGAGGTACCAGATGACCCGCACGCACTGGCATGTGACGGAACAGTACTTCATCGGACCGGAGAAAGTCCACGAACTTTTCCCTTTGCTCAACATTGACAAG GTATTGGCAGGTTTGTGGACCCCAGGAGACGGCCACATTGACCCTTACTCTCTGACTATGGCTCTGGCGGCTGGGGCTCGTATGTACGGCGCCCAGATCTACAATCCAGCCCCGGTAACTGCCCTCACTCCAACCGCTGATGGCAAGTGGGACGTGCAGACTCCTCATGGAACGATCCGCGCCAACCGCATTGTCAATGCTTCAG GTTTCTGGGCAAGGGAAGTGGGACAGTTGATTGGTTTCGATCACCCAACCATCCCAGTGCATCACCAGTACATAGTGACAGCAACAGTACCGGAGGTGAAGGCTCTTAAGAAGGAGCTGGCTGTCATCAGGGACCTGGAGGGCTCTTACTACCTGCGTCAGGAGAGAGACGGTCTGCTGTTTGGCCCCTacgaaaagatggagaagatggtgCTGCAGGACTCCTGGGTCAGAGATGGTGTGCCTCCAG GCTTCGGTAAGGAGCTGTTTGAGTCGGACCTTGACAGGATAATGGAGCACGTGGAGATGGCCATGGAGATGGTCCCAGTGCTAAAGAAAGCTGACATTATCAACGTCGTGTCGGGACCAATCACATACACTCCTGACCTGCTGCCCATGGTGGGACCACACCAGGGAGTTCCCAACTACTGGACTGCCATAGGCTTTGG GTATGGAGTCATCCATGCTGGCGGTATAGGTAAGTTCCTGAGCGACTGGATCAGGAATGGAGAGCCTCCTTACGACCTGATTGAATGCGACCCTAACCGCTACGGCAAATGGGCAGATGTGCCTTTCATGTGTGCCAAAGCCCGAGAGTCCTATGGCTTCAACAATGTTG TTGGTTACCCCAAGGAGGAGCGCTTCGCTGGCCGGCCAACCAGCCGAAAAAGTGGCGTTTACGACCTGCTGAAGGACAGTGGATCTATGGGCTTTCACGCAGGCTGGGAACAACCTCACTGGTTCTACCAACCTGGAGACGACACCGGATACAA GCCCAGTTTCCGTCGCACTAACTGGTTCGGACCAGTTGGCAGAGAGTGCAAGCTGGTGATGGAGAAGGTTGGAGTGATCGACCTGACTCCTTTTGCCAAGTTCATCGTGAAGGGGAAGGACTCGCACAAGCTGCTGGACCGCCTCTTTGCTAACAACATGCCCAAG GTTGGCCATACTAATGTCAGCCACATGTTGACAGCCACTGGGCGGGTCTTTGCTGAGGTCACCATCACGCAGCTGGCACCTGGAGAGTTCTTGCTCCTCACTGGCTCGGGCTCAGAGCTACATGACCTCAG GTGGATAGAGGCAGAAGCTACAGAGGGTGGATTCAACGTGGACATCAGCAATGTAACAGAAGATATCGGCGTGCTGGGCATTGCGGGACCAAACTCGCGCAAAGTCCTTCAGAAACTGACGGATGAGGACATGAGCGACGCAGGATTTAAATTTCTCCAATGCAAGTTAATCAAGCTGGCTGGCATCCCTCTCAGGGCCATCAGGATCTCCTACACCG gtgaaCTCGGCTGGGAGCTATACATTGACCAGAAGAGCATGGCAGCTGTGTACCAGGCCATGATGGAAGCAGGGAAAGACGAAGGCATCGACAACTTCGGCACCTACGCCATGTCCTCCCTCAGACTGGAGAAAGGCTTCAGGGGCTGGGGAgctgag ATGAACTGTGATACCAATCCTCTGGAGGCTGGGTTGGATTATTTCATCAAACTGAACAAG ccGGCTGACTTCATCGGCAAAGCGGCTCTTCAGGAAATCAAAGCCAAAGGCCTGAAGAGGAAGTTGTCCTACATCACACTGGACACGGATAACATCGACCCCGAGGGCAACGAGACCGTCTGGTACAATGGCAAG GTGGTCGGCAACACGACATCCGGAGCCTACAGCTACAGCATCCAGCAGAGCCTGGCGTTTGCGTACCTGCCTCCGGACCTGTGCTCTGTGGGTCAGAAGGTGGAGGTGGAACTGCTGGGGAAGAAATACCCCGCCATGGTCATCCAGGAGCCGTTAGTCCTCACCGAGCCCACACGGACCCGGCTGCAGAAGAAGGCAAAGGGCAAAGCATAA